A region from the Tachyglossus aculeatus isolate mTacAcu1 chromosome 5, mTacAcu1.pri, whole genome shotgun sequence genome encodes:
- the INTS10 gene encoding integrator complex subunit 10 isoform X2, which produces MSAQGDCEFLVQRARDLVAQDLWAAKAWLITARTLYPKDFNIQYEMYSIERNAERTSSAGRLLYDMFVNFPDQPVVWREISVITSALRNDSQDKQTQFLRGLFETLPGRVQCEMLLKATEQCFNTLERAEMLLLLLRRFPETVVQHGVGLGETLLEAENIEDQESPVNCFRKLFVCDVLPLIINNPDVRLPASLLYKYLNKAAEFYINYVTRSAQTETQHQGAQDTSDLMSPTKRSSQKYVIEGLTEKSSQIVDPWERLFKILSVVGMRCEWQMDKGRRSFGDILHRMKDLCRYISNFDNEAHAKYKSQVVYSTMLVFFKNAFQYVNSIQPSLFQGPNAPSQVPLILLEDVANVYGDVEIDRNKHIHKKRKLAEGREKTMSSDDEECSGKGRNRHIVVNKAELVNSIEVLESFKLARESWELLYSLDSLDKEFTRICLSWKTDTWLWLRIFLTDMIIYQGQYKKAVASLHHLAALEGSHSQQPIPGQGTLEHQRALIQLATCHFALGEYRMTCEKVLDLMCYMVLPIPDGGKPQEEPSKVKPKFRKGSELKLLPCTNKAIMPYCLHLMLACFKLRAFTDNRDDMALGHVIVLLQQEWPRGENLFLKAVNKICQQGNFQYENFFNYVTNIDMLEEFAYLRTQEGGKIHLELLPNQGMLIKHHTVTRGITKGVKEDFRLAMERQVSRCGENLMVVLHRFCINEKILLLQTLT; this is translated from the exons TACGAAATGTACAGCATCGAGCGGAATGCAGAGCGGACGTCGTCGGCCGGGAGGCTTCTGTATGACAT gtTTGTAAATTTCCCAGATCAGCCAGTTGTATGGAGAGAAATCAGTGTTATCACATCAGCATTAAGGAATGATTCTCAGGATAAACAGACTCAGTTTTTAAGAG GTTTATTTGAAACCCTCCCCGGTCGGGTCCAATGTGAGATGTTATTAAAGGCCACAGAACAATGCTTTAATACACTGGAGCGAGCAGAAATGTTGCTATTGCTCTTGAGGCGTTTCCCTGAAACGGTAGTGCAACATGGG GTAGGCCTTGGGGAGACTTTGCTTGAAGCTGAAAATATTGAAGACCAAGAGTCCCCTGTCAACTGCTTCAGGAAATTATTTG TCTGCGATGTTCTCCCTCTAATAATTAATAACCCTGATGTTCGATTGCCTGCCAGTTTGTTATACAAGTATTTGAACAAAGCAGCTGAATTTTATATTAATTATGTTACAAGATCTGCCCAAACAGAAACCCAACATCAAG GTGCACAAGATACTTCTGATCTTATGTCCCCTACCAAACGCAGTTCACAGAAATACGTAATAGAAGGACTGACTGAAAAATCATCCCAGATTGTGGACCCGTGGGAGAGGTTGTTCAAGATTTTGTCTGTCGTAGGAATGAGATGTGAATGGCAGATGGATAAAGGAAGACG GAGCTTTGGTGATATTTTGCACAGAATGAAAGATCTCTGCAGGTATATCAGTAACTTTGACAACGAAGCCCATGCTAAGTACAAAAGCCAAGTTGTGTATTCCACAATGCTGGTCTTCTTTAAAAATGCATTCCAGTATGTCAACAGTATCCAGCCATCTCTCTTCCAAG GTCCAAATGCCCCAAGCCAAGTTCCACTTATTCTCCTTGAAGACGTGGCAAATGTATATGGCGATGTAGAAATTGATCGTAACAAGCACATACATAAAAAGAGGAAGCTtgctgagggaagggaaaaaaccATG AGTTCAGATGACGAAGAATGTTCAGGGAAAGGAAGAAATCGCCACATTGTAGTTAATAAAGCGGAACTTGTCAACTCCATTGAGGTACTGGAGAGCTTTAAATTGGCACGAGAGAGCTGGGAGCTGCTCTATTCTCTAGATTCCCTTGATAAGG AATTTACACGAATTTGTTTGTCATGGAAAACAGATACTTGGCTTTGGTTGCGAATTTTCCTCACGGATATGATTATCTATCAG GGACAGTATAAAAAGGCAGTAGCCAGTCTGCACCACTTGGCAGCACTTGAGGGATCCCATTCCCAGCAGCCGATTCCGGGTCAGGGGACCCTAGAGCATCAGCGCGCGCTCATCCAGTTAGCCACCTGCCACTTCGCCCTCGGCGAGTACCGA ATGACTTGTGAGAAAGTCCTCGATCTGATGTGCTACATGGTGCTTCCCATACCGGATGGAGGCAAACCCCAAGAGGAGCCATCCAAAGTGAAGCCCAAATTTAGAAAAG GCTCAGAACTGAAACTACTGCCTTGTACCAATAAGGCTATTATGCCTTACTGTCTTCATTTAATGTTGGCGTGTTTTAAG CTAAGAGCGTTCACAGACAACAGGGATGATATGGCTTTGGGCCACGTAATTGTGTTGCTTCAGCAAGAATGGCCACGGGGAGAAAACCTGTTCCTGAAAGCTGTCAACAAGATCTGTCAACAAGGAAATTTCCAGTATGAAAATTTTTTCAACTATGTCACAA ATATCGATATGCTGGAGGAATTTGCCTATTTAAGAAcccaggaaggaggaaaaatcCATCTGGAATTACTGCCCAATCAAGGAATGTTGATCAA GCACCATACCGTGACCCGGGGCATCACCAAAGGGGTGAAGGAAGATTTCCGCCTGGCCATGGAGCGCCAGGTGTCCCGCTGCGGGGAGAACCTGATGGTCGTCCTGCACCGGTTCTGCATCAACGAGAAGATCCTCCTCCTGCAGACGCTGACCTGA
- the INTS10 gene encoding integrator complex subunit 10 isoform X1, with protein MSAQGDCEFLVQRARDLVAQDLWAAKAWLITARTLYPKDFNIQYEMYSIERNAERTSSAGRLLYDMFVNFPDQPVVWREISVITSALRNDSQDKQTQFLRGLFETLPGRVQCEMLLKATEQCFNTLERAEMLLLLLRRFPETVVQHGVGLGETLLEAENIEDQESPVNCFRKLFVCDVLPLIINNPDVRLPASLLYKYLNKAAEFYINYVTRSAQTETQHQGAQDTSDLMSPTKRSSQKYVIEGLTEKSSQIVDPWERLFKILSVVGMRCEWQMDKGRRSFGDILHRMKDLCRYISNFDNEAHAKYKSQVVYSTMLVFFKNAFQYVNSIQPSLFQGPNAPSQVPLILLEDVANVYGDVEIDRNKHIHKKRKLAEGREKTMSSDDEECSGKGRNRHIVVNKAELVNSIEVLESFKLARESWELLYSLDSLDKEFTRICLSWKTDTWLWLRIFLTDMIIYQGQYKKAVASLHHLAALEGSHSQQPIPGQGTLEHQRALIQLATCHFALGEYRMTCEKVLDLMCYMVLPIPDGGKPQEEPSKVKPKFRKGSELKLLPCTNKAIMPYCLHLMLACFKLRAFTDNRDDMALGHVIVLLQQEWPRGENLFLKAVNKICQQGNFQYENFFNYVTNIDMLEEFAYLRTQEGGKIHLELLPNQGMLIKPSSPPLGLLQQEFIPVPQPSIQTADRHHTVTRGITKGVKEDFRLAMERQVSRCGENLMVVLHRFCINEKILLLQTLT; from the exons TACGAAATGTACAGCATCGAGCGGAATGCAGAGCGGACGTCGTCGGCCGGGAGGCTTCTGTATGACAT gtTTGTAAATTTCCCAGATCAGCCAGTTGTATGGAGAGAAATCAGTGTTATCACATCAGCATTAAGGAATGATTCTCAGGATAAACAGACTCAGTTTTTAAGAG GTTTATTTGAAACCCTCCCCGGTCGGGTCCAATGTGAGATGTTATTAAAGGCCACAGAACAATGCTTTAATACACTGGAGCGAGCAGAAATGTTGCTATTGCTCTTGAGGCGTTTCCCTGAAACGGTAGTGCAACATGGG GTAGGCCTTGGGGAGACTTTGCTTGAAGCTGAAAATATTGAAGACCAAGAGTCCCCTGTCAACTGCTTCAGGAAATTATTTG TCTGCGATGTTCTCCCTCTAATAATTAATAACCCTGATGTTCGATTGCCTGCCAGTTTGTTATACAAGTATTTGAACAAAGCAGCTGAATTTTATATTAATTATGTTACAAGATCTGCCCAAACAGAAACCCAACATCAAG GTGCACAAGATACTTCTGATCTTATGTCCCCTACCAAACGCAGTTCACAGAAATACGTAATAGAAGGACTGACTGAAAAATCATCCCAGATTGTGGACCCGTGGGAGAGGTTGTTCAAGATTTTGTCTGTCGTAGGAATGAGATGTGAATGGCAGATGGATAAAGGAAGACG GAGCTTTGGTGATATTTTGCACAGAATGAAAGATCTCTGCAGGTATATCAGTAACTTTGACAACGAAGCCCATGCTAAGTACAAAAGCCAAGTTGTGTATTCCACAATGCTGGTCTTCTTTAAAAATGCATTCCAGTATGTCAACAGTATCCAGCCATCTCTCTTCCAAG GTCCAAATGCCCCAAGCCAAGTTCCACTTATTCTCCTTGAAGACGTGGCAAATGTATATGGCGATGTAGAAATTGATCGTAACAAGCACATACATAAAAAGAGGAAGCTtgctgagggaagggaaaaaaccATG AGTTCAGATGACGAAGAATGTTCAGGGAAAGGAAGAAATCGCCACATTGTAGTTAATAAAGCGGAACTTGTCAACTCCATTGAGGTACTGGAGAGCTTTAAATTGGCACGAGAGAGCTGGGAGCTGCTCTATTCTCTAGATTCCCTTGATAAGG AATTTACACGAATTTGTTTGTCATGGAAAACAGATACTTGGCTTTGGTTGCGAATTTTCCTCACGGATATGATTATCTATCAG GGACAGTATAAAAAGGCAGTAGCCAGTCTGCACCACTTGGCAGCACTTGAGGGATCCCATTCCCAGCAGCCGATTCCGGGTCAGGGGACCCTAGAGCATCAGCGCGCGCTCATCCAGTTAGCCACCTGCCACTTCGCCCTCGGCGAGTACCGA ATGACTTGTGAGAAAGTCCTCGATCTGATGTGCTACATGGTGCTTCCCATACCGGATGGAGGCAAACCCCAAGAGGAGCCATCCAAAGTGAAGCCCAAATTTAGAAAAG GCTCAGAACTGAAACTACTGCCTTGTACCAATAAGGCTATTATGCCTTACTGTCTTCATTTAATGTTGGCGTGTTTTAAG CTAAGAGCGTTCACAGACAACAGGGATGATATGGCTTTGGGCCACGTAATTGTGTTGCTTCAGCAAGAATGGCCACGGGGAGAAAACCTGTTCCTGAAAGCTGTCAACAAGATCTGTCAACAAGGAAATTTCCAGTATGAAAATTTTTTCAACTATGTCACAA ATATCGATATGCTGGAGGAATTTGCCTATTTAAGAAcccaggaaggaggaaaaatcCATCTGGAATTACTGCCCAATCAAGGAATGTTGATCAA GCCTTCTAGCCCTCCCCTGGGGTTACTGCAGCAGGAATTCATACCTGTACCACAGCCCAGCATACAGACTGCTGACAG GCACCATACCGTGACCCGGGGCATCACCAAAGGGGTGAAGGAAGATTTCCGCCTGGCCATGGAGCGCCAGGTGTCCCGCTGCGGGGAGAACCTGATGGTCGTCCTGCACCGGTTCTGCATCAACGAGAAGATCCTCCTCCTGCAGACGCTGACCTGA